One Idiomarina loihiensis L2TR genomic window carries:
- the hda gene encoding DnaA regulatory inactivator Hda → MSPQQLPLAVQLPDDEIFSTFLAGDNSTLLSWLESLPTTEPPLRRSQQLTWLSGASGVGKSHLMHSVIASAGSQYRIAYLPLRELAKADASAVLQGIDQADLICLDDIDTVTLEQNWSFELFSLINRVTDNESTRLVMTAKQSAAQTKVLLPDLQSRFQWATGFQVQPLNDEEKINALILRAQWRGLELPNDVAAFMTQRLGRSMRDLMKALNELDKASITYQRRLTIPFVKQVLEI, encoded by the coding sequence ATGTCACCACAGCAATTACCGTTAGCCGTACAGTTGCCGGATGACGAGATATTTTCTACTTTTCTTGCGGGCGACAACTCAACCTTATTAAGTTGGTTAGAGAGTTTGCCTACAACTGAGCCACCGCTGAGGAGAAGCCAGCAATTGACCTGGTTGTCGGGAGCGAGTGGGGTAGGAAAAAGCCACTTAATGCACAGCGTTATAGCTTCGGCCGGGTCGCAATACCGCATTGCGTATTTACCTTTGCGTGAGTTGGCTAAAGCCGATGCATCGGCCGTTCTGCAAGGAATTGATCAGGCTGATCTTATTTGTCTGGATGATATTGATACGGTAACGCTGGAACAGAATTGGAGTTTTGAGTTGTTCTCGCTTATTAATCGCGTAACCGATAATGAGTCGACACGTTTGGTCATGACGGCTAAACAGTCTGCTGCTCAAACTAAAGTTCTGTTACCGGATTTACAGTCGCGTTTCCAATGGGCAACGGGCTTTCAGGTTCAGCCGCTGAACGACGAAGAAAAAATTAATGCGTTAATTTTGCGGGCACAATGGCGTGGACTGGAGTTGCCGAACGATGTTGCGGCTTTTATGACTCAACGACTGGGTCGTTCCATGCGGGATTTAATGAAAGCGTTAAACGAGCTTGATAAAGCCTCTATTACTTACCAACGCCGCTTAACAATTCCTTTTGTTAAGCAGGTTCTCGAAATTTAG
- a CDS encoding DUF2066 domain-containing protein: MSKSQIHYFAASLFFLFSLFKVTGAEARLIENLYSAEVAVASQSSSDRQQAIGQAFDRVIKKLTGQTELAGHDAIQRAKRDVNNYLVQYGYSENEGQRTLTATFDGRKLRALLAEQQLPYWGSRRPQLMLWIAKENSNGQRVIIDSNSESVFTQQLRFFAQQYSIPIQLPLMDLTDSFTINATDVWGRFLDPVRTTTERYGTDGLLIGRIIRQDNEEKPWSLNWFVEVGDDRFSGEVTATSPDWLAEPLVEQLMAQLAKQYSVTAGDENVRNTLMIKVEKLSSLNRVLELEAFLDSIVSVSDVRLLEYSQAMSEFEIVVNGPVDQILQAINLDGRLVSQELGPFVAARQTETPVYRWNESR, translated from the coding sequence ATGTCAAAGTCGCAGATTCATTACTTCGCTGCCAGTTTATTTTTTCTGTTTAGCCTTTTTAAGGTGACAGGTGCCGAAGCGCGGTTAATAGAAAATTTGTATTCGGCAGAAGTGGCAGTGGCCTCGCAGAGTTCATCTGACCGGCAACAGGCAATAGGACAAGCGTTTGACCGTGTTATAAAAAAATTAACGGGGCAAACCGAATTGGCCGGGCATGATGCGATACAGCGAGCAAAACGTGATGTGAATAATTATCTGGTTCAATACGGTTACAGTGAAAATGAAGGACAGCGAACTTTAACGGCGACATTTGACGGCCGCAAGTTACGCGCACTTCTGGCTGAGCAGCAGTTACCCTACTGGGGCAGCCGGAGACCACAACTGATGCTGTGGATAGCGAAGGAAAACAGCAACGGTCAGCGCGTAATCATTGATAGTAATAGTGAATCAGTATTTACCCAGCAACTGAGATTCTTTGCGCAGCAATACAGTATTCCAATTCAGCTGCCGCTGATGGATTTGACCGACAGTTTCACCATAAATGCGACCGATGTCTGGGGGCGCTTTTTAGACCCGGTGAGAACCACTACAGAGCGTTACGGCACAGACGGTTTATTGATCGGTCGTATCATTCGTCAGGACAACGAGGAAAAGCCCTGGAGTTTAAACTGGTTTGTTGAAGTGGGAGACGACCGTTTCTCCGGTGAAGTGACAGCGACCAGTCCAGACTGGCTAGCGGAGCCTCTGGTCGAGCAGCTAATGGCGCAGTTGGCTAAGCAGTACAGTGTTACTGCGGGTGATGAGAATGTTCGTAATACGTTGATGATTAAAGTTGAAAAATTAAGTAGCTTAAATCGTGTTTTAGAGTTGGAAGCGTTTTTAGATAGCATTGTCTCTGTTAGCGACGTTCGTTTACTTGAATACTCGCAAGCTATGAGTGAATTCGAGATTGTGGTTAACGGCCCGGTCGATCAAATATTGCAGGCTATCAACTTGGATGGACGCCTGGTTTCACAGGAACTCGGGCCGTTTGTTGCTGCGCGACAGACTGAAACACCGGTTTATCGTTGGAATGAGAGCCGCTGA
- a CDS encoding MFS transporter, whose product MLKQQLRGISSLLGSISLIGVCVGMTSTLLSLRATIEGFGTLVTGFIMSAYFIGYLFGSTRAPKDIRRVGYIRSFGGLAALAAFSILMQAIWVDPVVWFVMRFITGFAISGIFVIVESWLNTMADNRSRGTLLSVYLVIIYSGLIVGQLILGVADPAGFVAFAIVALLINLALIPILVSVTAEPTTHENRKVPISLLLKTVPLGVINAFIMQACYAMFYGIGPMYASYIGLSVLQITFFMAAFIAGGLISQAPFGLLSDRIDRRFVMAICAAGGTLTAATLSQLSASNAIFIYLNVGLLGAFILPLYSLGMAHTNDFLERDQMVGATGAIIKIGGAGSIIGAPAVAALMQFGAINYFFLLLAALTSCVGFYSLYRITRRAKAEDQLHSNFAILAPSQTSDELLTSMAEEAPETEEEDDEEMESNAVLR is encoded by the coding sequence ATGCTAAAACAACAACTTCGCGGTATCAGCTCTCTGCTCGGCAGTATCAGTTTAATTGGGGTTTGTGTCGGCATGACCAGCACCCTGTTAAGTTTGCGCGCTACCATTGAAGGTTTTGGTACCTTAGTCACCGGCTTTATCATGTCGGCTTATTTTATCGGCTATTTATTTGGCTCGACCCGCGCACCAAAAGATATTCGCAGGGTAGGCTATATTCGTTCATTCGGCGGCCTTGCCGCGCTGGCTGCCTTTAGTATTCTGATGCAGGCCATCTGGGTCGATCCGGTGGTCTGGTTCGTCATGCGTTTTATAACCGGTTTCGCTATTTCTGGTATTTTCGTCATTGTTGAAAGCTGGCTTAATACCATGGCCGATAACCGTAGCCGCGGTACCCTGCTGTCAGTTTATCTGGTCATTATATACAGCGGACTCATTGTCGGGCAGCTGATTCTCGGTGTCGCCGACCCGGCTGGCTTTGTTGCTTTCGCTATTGTTGCTCTGCTCATTAACTTAGCGCTTATTCCAATTCTGGTCAGCGTTACGGCTGAGCCTACAACGCACGAAAACAGAAAAGTCCCCATTTCACTGCTGCTGAAAACCGTTCCACTGGGCGTAATTAATGCGTTTATAATGCAGGCCTGCTACGCCATGTTTTACGGTATAGGGCCAATGTATGCGTCCTACATAGGCCTTAGTGTTCTGCAAATTACCTTTTTCATGGCCGCCTTTATTGCCGGAGGCTTAATTTCGCAGGCACCATTTGGCTTATTGTCGGACCGCATCGACCGTCGTTTTGTTATGGCTATTTGTGCCGCCGGAGGGACACTTACCGCGGCGACCCTTTCACAGCTTAGTGCATCTAACGCTATTTTCATTTATTTAAACGTTGGTCTGCTCGGTGCGTTCATCTTGCCTTTATATTCACTCGGCATGGCGCACACAAACGATTTTCTGGAACGAGATCAAATGGTGGGAGCAACCGGTGCCATCATTAAAATTGGAGGAGCAGGCTCTATTATTGGTGCGCCTGCGGTAGCTGCGTTAATGCAGTTTGGTGCCATTAATTACTTCTTTTTACTTTTAGCCGCGCTTACCTCCTGTGTTGGCTTTTATTCTCTGTACCGCATTACACGTCGGGCAAAAGCAGAAGACCAGCTGCACAGCAACTTTGCCATACTGGCACCGTCACAAACTTCTGATGAGCTTTTAACGTCAATGGCTGAGGAAGCCCCGGAAACGGAAGAAGAAGACGACGAGGAAATGGAATCCAACGCCGTCCTTCGTTAA
- the pgm gene encoding phosphoglucomutase (alpha-D-glucose-1,6-bisphosphate-dependent), with the protein MADHERAGQLAQASDLTNIAQLTSAYYVYEPDPRKAAEKVSFGTSGHRGSSLKRSFNEAHILAIAQAICAYREEQGITGPIMVAKDTHALSESAYISALDVFIGNGVEVQVQTEHDYTPTPVLSRAIIEWNRENTAKADGVVITPSHNPPEDGGFKYNPSHGGPADSDVTRTIEKYANALLSSGLVGVNTCESEDVLQHPKLTFVDWRTQYISQLDDCIDMSAIQDAKLRLAVDAMGGSGAKYWTQIAEHYNLSIEVRNAVVDPTFSFMPLDKDGKIRMDCSSPFAMASLLELKDNYDLAFGNDPDYDRHGIVTPTHGLLNPNHYLSVAIDYLCKNRDWDSSIAIGKTLVSSAMIDRVVGANERPLMEVPVGFKWFAKGLFERSIAFAGEESAGATLLDRKGNTWTTDKDGIVMALLAAEILTKTGKNPGQYYDDLCQQHGTAYYRRVDTASSVQKNARFKDIRAYKVKLPELAGDSVSDISTKAAGNDAQFGGIKVTTDNGWFAARPSGTEPVYKIYAESFVSEQHLDDILEQATTWVNDLLSD; encoded by the coding sequence ATGGCGGATCACGAGCGAGCAGGCCAGTTGGCGCAGGCCAGCGACTTGACCAATATAGCGCAATTGACCAGTGCGTATTATGTTTATGAGCCGGACCCACGCAAAGCGGCTGAAAAAGTCAGTTTTGGTACCTCGGGTCATCGAGGCAGTTCATTGAAGCGTTCCTTTAATGAAGCGCATATTCTGGCTATTGCTCAGGCTATTTGTGCTTATCGCGAGGAGCAGGGCATTACCGGACCTATTATGGTGGCTAAAGACACTCATGCGCTGTCTGAGTCTGCTTACATTAGTGCGTTAGATGTTTTTATTGGCAATGGCGTAGAGGTTCAGGTTCAGACTGAGCATGACTACACACCAACTCCGGTTTTAAGCCGCGCGATTATTGAGTGGAACCGTGAGAACACAGCTAAAGCCGATGGCGTGGTGATTACACCCTCGCATAACCCACCAGAAGATGGCGGTTTTAAATACAACCCGTCACATGGTGGTCCGGCAGACTCTGACGTGACCCGAACCATAGAGAAATACGCAAACGCGTTACTGTCTTCAGGACTTGTCGGCGTGAATACCTGTGAGAGTGAAGACGTATTACAGCACCCGAAACTAACCTTTGTTGATTGGCGCACGCAGTATATTAGCCAGCTTGATGACTGCATTGATATGTCGGCTATTCAGGATGCGAAACTGAGACTGGCGGTTGATGCCATGGGTGGCTCGGGCGCTAAGTACTGGACGCAAATTGCAGAGCATTACAACTTATCGATTGAGGTTCGTAATGCCGTGGTCGACCCGACATTCTCTTTTATGCCGTTGGATAAAGACGGAAAGATTAGAATGGATTGCTCGTCGCCTTTTGCCATGGCCAGCTTGCTCGAGCTGAAAGACAATTACGATTTGGCTTTTGGTAACGACCCGGACTATGACCGTCACGGCATAGTGACTCCGACACACGGTTTACTGAATCCGAATCATTATTTGTCTGTGGCAATAGATTACTTATGTAAGAACCGCGACTGGGATAGCAGTATTGCTATTGGAAAAACTCTAGTGTCCAGTGCCATGATTGACCGCGTGGTGGGCGCAAACGAGCGACCATTGATGGAAGTACCGGTGGGTTTTAAATGGTTTGCTAAAGGGTTGTTTGAACGTTCAATTGCGTTTGCCGGTGAAGAAAGTGCCGGTGCTACTTTACTTGACCGTAAAGGCAATACCTGGACGACCGATAAAGACGGCATTGTCATGGCACTGCTGGCGGCTGAAATACTGACGAAAACCGGTAAAAACCCCGGCCAGTATTACGATGACTTATGCCAGCAACATGGTACGGCTTATTATCGTCGCGTTGATACGGCTTCCAGTGTGCAAAAGAATGCGCGCTTTAAAGACATTCGTGCCTACAAAGTAAAGCTGCCTGAACTGGCGGGTGACAGTGTGTCTGATATTTCTACCAAAGCGGCAGGGAATGACGCCCAGTTTGGTGGGATAAAAGTGACTACTGATAACGGCTGGTTTGCTGCCAGACCTTCAGGCACAGAGCCTGTTTATAAAATTTACGCAGAAAGCTTTGTCAGCGAGCAACATCTGGATGACATTCTGGAGCAGGCCACCACCTGGGTGAATGACCTGCTGTCAGACTAA
- a CDS encoding replication initiation negative regulator SeqA has translation MKRIDIDDDLYTYIASHTRQIGESASDILRRLLDVNSSEPEADSKSEPTESVFNRLNEQDVRIQKSVVARFLYILSMLYRCHPSEFSQVLDIRGRDRQYFARSEEALLTSGNSTNPKQIPDSPFWVITNTNTTKKKAMLTQVAEKLGYQSADAEKIRDFL, from the coding sequence ATGAAGCGGATTGACATTGACGATGACTTATACACGTACATTGCAAGCCACACCAGGCAAATAGGCGAGAGCGCATCGGATATTCTGCGTCGTTTGCTGGACGTGAATAGCAGTGAACCTGAAGCCGACAGCAAAAGCGAACCCACTGAGTCGGTTTTTAACCGTTTGAATGAGCAGGATGTGCGTATTCAGAAAAGCGTAGTAGCGCGCTTTCTGTATATTTTAAGCATGTTGTACCGCTGCCACCCGAGCGAATTTTCGCAAGTGCTGGATATTCGCGGTCGTGATCGTCAATATTTTGCCCGCTCAGAAGAAGCTTTACTGACATCGGGGAACAGCACGAACCCGAAGCAGATTCCGGACTCTCCATTTTGGGTAATTACCAATACCAATACGACTAAGAAAAAAGCCATGCTGACTCAGGTAGCAGAAAAACTGGGTTATCAATCGGCTGATGCAGAAAAAATTAGGGACTTTTTATAA
- a CDS encoding alpha/beta fold hydrolase — protein MADSSLLNHETLGTDSNPAIIIIHGLFGDKDNLKSLARELSENYYCILPDARNHGESFHSDSMTYPDMAEDIIKLADSLNLKQFYLVGHSMGGKIAMETCIKAPERIQAAIFADISPAAYDGTHDSILDALSNLDIDQVKSRGDADKQLAETISEKGIRQFLLKNLKKTDDGYQWRLNLKALRENYQQISAAVSKGQYDGPVLFIKGGSSNYLTEKHQQDVAARFSNASVKVIEGAGHWLHAEKPRIFNRLVIEFIAQ, from the coding sequence ATGGCAGACTCTTCATTGTTGAATCACGAAACATTAGGTACGGATAGCAATCCGGCTATCATCATTATTCACGGCCTGTTTGGCGATAAAGACAATTTAAAAAGTCTTGCCCGTGAACTGTCAGAAAACTACTACTGCATTTTGCCCGACGCCCGTAATCATGGTGAATCGTTTCACAGCGACAGCATGACTTACCCGGACATGGCAGAGGACATTATCAAACTGGCTGACTCGCTGAACCTGAAACAGTTTTATTTAGTGGGTCATTCTATGGGGGGCAAAATAGCAATGGAAACTTGCATAAAAGCCCCTGAACGAATTCAAGCGGCGATATTTGCCGATATTTCACCCGCCGCTTACGACGGTACCCACGACAGCATATTAGACGCTCTTTCTAACCTGGACATAGACCAGGTAAAAAGCCGCGGCGACGCCGACAAACAGTTAGCCGAGACAATTTCAGAAAAAGGTATACGCCAGTTTCTGCTGAAAAACCTGAAAAAAACTGACGACGGTTACCAATGGCGGCTTAACCTAAAAGCGCTAAGAGAAAATTATCAGCAAATTTCAGCGGCTGTCAGCAAAGGCCAATACGACGGTCCGGTGCTTTTTATAAAAGGAGGTAGCTCAAACTACCTCACAGAAAAGCATCAACAAGACGTGGCAGCCCGATTTAGCAATGCCTCGGTAAAAGTTATTGAAGGTGCAGGCCACTGGCTACATGCCGAGAAACCAAGAATATTTAACCGCCTGGTCATTGAGTTTATAGCGCAGTAA
- a CDS encoding DUF2788 domain-containing protein: protein MLAEYYEQIEVLATNFTLGILFLLIGLAIRDVLKRSAVPKFGQVIVWMVLFLGCFGFIAKGIIQVLWESGV, encoded by the coding sequence ATGTTAGCTGAGTATTACGAACAAATTGAAGTTCTGGCCACCAATTTTACGCTGGGCATACTATTCTTACTAATAGGCTTAGCCATTCGGGACGTGTTAAAACGTTCTGCAGTGCCCAAATTTGGCCAGGTTATTGTCTGGATGGTGCTCTTTCTTGGCTGTTTTGGCTTTATCGCTAAAGGTATTATTCAGGTGCTCTGGGAATCCGGAGTTTAA
- the fldA gene encoding flavodoxin FldA, with translation MATVGIFFGSDTGNTEAVAQMIQKELGKKLVDVKDIAKSSKEDIANYDLLLFGIPTWYYGEAQCDWDDFFPELEEIDFTDKLIAIFGCGDQEDYAEYFLDAMGMVRDIVEARGGIIVGHWPTESYNFEASKGMADDTHFVGLGIDEDRQPELTKERVSKWCQQVYEEMCLAELASDS, from the coding sequence ATGGCAACTGTTGGAATTTTCTTTGGAAGCGACACCGGTAACACCGAAGCCGTCGCACAGATGATTCAGAAAGAGCTTGGTAAAAAGCTCGTTGATGTAAAAGACATCGCCAAATCCAGTAAAGAAGATATTGCCAATTACGACTTACTATTGTTCGGTATTCCGACGTGGTATTACGGCGAAGCTCAGTGCGATTGGGATGACTTTTTCCCCGAACTGGAAGAAATCGATTTTACGGACAAGCTCATTGCCATTTTTGGCTGTGGTGATCAGGAAGATTACGCTGAATACTTTCTTGATGCCATGGGCATGGTTCGCGACATTGTGGAAGCTCGTGGTGGCATTATTGTCGGACACTGGCCTACCGAGAGCTACAATTTTGAAGCCTCTAAAGGTATGGCCGACGACACACACTTTGTCGGTTTGGGCATAGATGAAGACCGTCAGCCAGAGTTAACCAAAGAACGCGTTAGCAAATGGTGCCAGCAAGTTTATGAAGAAATGTGTCTGGCAGAACTGGCAAGTGACAGCTAA
- the fur gene encoding ferric iron uptake transcriptional regulator, with product MASNDEQLKKAGLKVTSPRMKILEILKKPDNQHISAEDVYKILLEQKDEIGLATVYRVLNQFDDAGIITRHHFEGGRSVFELSAKHHHDHLVCLTCGHVFEFEDDVIEERQEKVAAANKIKLTNHSLYLYGECQRGEGCEYKAAAEAE from the coding sequence ATGGCGAGTAACGACGAACAGCTGAAAAAAGCAGGACTAAAAGTCACTTCCCCACGGATGAAGATTCTGGAGATTTTGAAAAAACCAGATAACCAACACATCAGTGCCGAAGATGTCTATAAAATTCTGCTGGAACAAAAAGATGAAATTGGCCTGGCTACCGTTTACCGGGTACTAAACCAGTTTGATGACGCTGGTATTATTACTCGCCACCACTTTGAAGGTGGGCGTTCGGTATTTGAGTTGAGTGCAAAGCACCACCACGATCATCTGGTGTGTTTAACCTGTGGCCACGTTTTTGAATTTGAAGATGACGTAATCGAAGAGCGTCAGGAAAAAGTAGCCGCAGCAAATAAAATTAAACTGACTAACCACAGTTTGTACCTTTACGGTGAATGTCAGCGTGGCGAAGGCTGCGAATACAAAGCTGCCGCTGAGGCAGAGTAA
- a CDS encoding saccharopine dehydrogenase family protein → MALRWLIYGAYGYSGKLIAHQAKKRGYQPILAGRNENALEPVARHLDFQYKVFSLDSIDEVQKQLEDVDLVVNCAGPFSQTAIPLIQACIDTKTHYLDITGEIDVFEYAHSMHKTAREAGIVLCPGVGFDVIPTDCIAARLNAQMPEATHLALGFDSGSRMSRGTARTSIERLGRGGAARIKGQITDVPHAWHSRWIDFGNGEKYAMTIPWGDVSTAYYTTEIPNIEVYIPASPRLVKKMRRMNWFRWVFKWKWVQAKLKKKLESQPAGPEEKERKNNPTYVWGEISDAKGNKKSMRVKVKNGYSLTAEGAVEIAIHTLSQKQSGGFYPPSRLYGAKLLDQFKIQ, encoded by the coding sequence ATGGCACTGCGCTGGCTCATTTACGGTGCATACGGTTATTCAGGCAAACTTATTGCCCATCAGGCTAAAAAACGCGGTTACCAACCTATTTTAGCCGGCCGTAACGAAAACGCCCTTGAGCCAGTAGCACGTCACTTAGACTTTCAATACAAGGTCTTCTCGCTCGACAGTATTGATGAAGTTCAAAAGCAGTTAGAAGACGTAGACTTAGTCGTTAATTGCGCAGGCCCATTCAGCCAGACCGCAATTCCCCTTATTCAAGCCTGTATTGATACCAAAACCCACTATTTAGACATTACCGGCGAGATAGACGTATTTGAATACGCTCACTCTATGCACAAAACCGCGCGTGAAGCCGGTATTGTTTTATGCCCGGGCGTTGGGTTCGATGTTATTCCAACCGATTGTATTGCCGCGCGACTCAATGCGCAGATGCCGGAAGCTACACACTTGGCCTTAGGCTTTGATTCAGGTTCACGCATGAGTCGTGGCACTGCCAGAACCAGCATAGAACGTTTAGGTCGTGGTGGCGCCGCTCGTATTAAAGGACAAATTACCGATGTCCCTCACGCATGGCATTCTCGCTGGATAGATTTTGGTAATGGCGAAAAATATGCCATGACCATTCCCTGGGGCGATGTCTCTACCGCCTACTACACCACGGAAATACCCAATATTGAAGTGTACATACCGGCCAGCCCACGCTTAGTGAAGAAAATGCGCCGGATGAACTGGTTCCGTTGGGTATTTAAGTGGAAATGGGTTCAGGCTAAACTGAAGAAAAAGCTCGAATCACAGCCTGCTGGCCCTGAAGAAAAAGAACGGAAGAATAACCCCACTTACGTTTGGGGTGAAATCAGCGATGCCAAAGGCAATAAGAAAAGTATGCGGGTTAAAGTGAAAAACGGCTATTCGCTAACTGCCGAAGGAGCTGTTGAGATAGCCATTCATACCTTAAGCCAGAAGCAGTCAGGGGGCTTTTACCCCCCCTCACGTTTATACGGCGCTAAGCTACTGGACCAGTTTAAGATCCAGTAG
- the glnS gene encoding glutamine--tRNA ligase has translation MADTDSRPSNFIRQIIDKDLASGKHATVHTRFPPEPNGYLHIGHAKSIVLNFGIAEDYNGTCNLRFDDTNPLKEKVDYVNSIKKDVEWLGYHWEGEPRYSSNYFDQLHGFAVELIEKGLAYVDFSSQDKMREMRGTLKEPGVNSPYRDTSVEENLKHFADMTAGKHEEGTAALRAKIDMSSPFMCMRDPVIYRVRFVHHHQTGDKWCVYPMYDFTHCISDALEGITHSLCTLEFQDNRRLYDWVLDNISIDCHPQQIEFSRLNLQYTVMSKRIINTLVDENKVSGWDDPRIASIAGLRRRGYTPDSVREFCRRIGVTKMDNQVEMSMLEACIRDDLNVNAPRAMAVMDPVKIVIENYPEGEQELLDAPNHPNDPEMGSRQVTFSREIWIEREDFRESANKKFKRLVLDKEVRLRNAYVIRADRIETDDNGEIQTIYCHYDADTLGKDPADGRKVKGVIHWVSAETAKAAEFRVYDRLFQVPNPAAEEDLFSTLNPESLVIKKGFVEANLASAKLGENFQFERLGYYCLDQDAETEGRLIFNQTVGLRDSWAKIEQEQTTGS, from the coding sequence ATGGCAGATACTGACTCTCGTCCCAGTAATTTTATTCGTCAAATCATTGATAAAGATTTGGCCAGTGGTAAGCACGCAACTGTACACACCCGTTTTCCTCCGGAGCCGAATGGTTACCTGCATATTGGCCATGCCAAATCGATAGTGCTGAACTTCGGTATTGCCGAAGACTACAACGGCACCTGTAACCTGCGTTTTGATGATACCAACCCACTGAAAGAAAAAGTGGACTATGTGAACTCCATTAAAAAAGACGTGGAATGGCTGGGGTATCACTGGGAAGGCGAGCCGCGTTATTCCTCTAATTACTTTGATCAGCTACACGGGTTTGCGGTTGAGCTGATTGAAAAAGGCCTGGCCTACGTTGATTTCAGTTCGCAGGATAAAATGCGCGAAATGCGCGGTACTCTGAAAGAGCCGGGCGTAAACAGCCCTTACCGTGATACTTCTGTGGAAGAGAACTTAAAGCACTTTGCTGACATGACAGCAGGTAAGCACGAAGAAGGCACCGCCGCATTACGGGCAAAAATTGATATGAGCTCGCCGTTTATGTGTATGCGCGATCCGGTAATTTACCGTGTGCGTTTTGTACACCATCACCAGACTGGTGATAAATGGTGCGTTTACCCAATGTACGACTTCACCCACTGCATTTCGGATGCGCTGGAAGGCATTACACATTCATTGTGTACGCTGGAGTTCCAGGATAACCGTCGTTTGTATGACTGGGTGCTGGATAACATCAGCATTGACTGCCATCCACAGCAAATTGAATTCTCGCGCCTGAATCTGCAATACACGGTAATGAGTAAACGCATTATTAATACGTTGGTAGATGAGAATAAAGTAAGCGGCTGGGATGACCCGCGTATTGCCAGCATTGCTGGTTTGCGTCGCCGTGGTTATACACCAGATTCAGTTCGTGAGTTCTGCCGCCGTATTGGTGTGACCAAAATGGATAACCAGGTAGAAATGAGCATGCTGGAAGCCTGCATTCGTGATGACCTGAACGTCAATGCACCACGCGCTATGGCGGTGATGGATCCGGTTAAAATTGTTATTGAAAACTACCCTGAAGGCGAACAGGAACTGCTGGATGCGCCAAACCACCCGAATGACCCGGAAATGGGCTCGCGTCAGGTGACTTTTAGTCGTGAAATCTGGATTGAACGGGAAGACTTCCGTGAGTCGGCTAATAAGAAGTTCAAGCGTCTGGTGCTGGATAAAGAAGTGCGTTTGCGTAATGCCTATGTTATTCGTGCAGACCGGATAGAAACCGACGATAACGGCGAGATCCAGACTATTTACTGTCATTACGACGCTGACACTCTGGGTAAAGACCCGGCAGACGGTCGTAAGGTGAAGGGCGTTATTCACTGGGTGTCTGCAGAAACTGCAAAAGCAGCAGAATTCCGTGTGTATGATCGCTTATTCCAGGTGCCTAACCCGGCAGCCGAGGAAGACTTGTTCTCAACCCTGAATCCGGAGTCTTTGGTTATTAAGAAAGGCTTTGTGGAAGCTAACTTAGCGAGTGCGAAACTGGGCGAGAACTTCCAGTTTGAACGTCTGGGCTACTATTGTCTGGATCAGGATGCTGAGACTGAAGGCCGTTTAATATTCAACCAGACCGTTGGTTTACGTGACAGCTGGGCGAAAATAGAACAGGAACAAACTACTGGATCTTAA